AGTGTAAATTTCCTCGTGGAAGAGGAAGATAAACTAAATGTTGACACTTCTCCATCCGATGCTTTGGATTTATTAGCAACATCAGATAACCGGATTGGTCTCTTGCTTGCGGAGGTATGATATCCACCTTGAACAACTAAATCATCCTTAGATTAGATATTCCCTTTTCCCCTACTCATTGTTGTTCCAGTGTTGGGCATTACACTCCATTCTTTACCCATTATTATTTCCATGGGCATCTGCTTTCTTTGAAATCATGCTAAGTGATGGGTCTTTCAGAGTAATGCAATGGCTGTGTGGTTTAGATTGAATCTGCTTACGTTCAGTGTGAATGTGTGATAGATAGTTTGTATTTTAAGTCCTGTCAAATATAATTGACTTGTTTCATTAGAAAGACAAGGATCTCTTCAATTTCACGCAGACAAAATTCTAAAAGTCACATAGCACTTATCATTCGGGTTATACCATGTTTACTGCATAGTAACTTTCTATTTGGTGTTCCCTCTACTTACTGTTTTGGTTACATGCTGTCTGCAAAAACGGAACAGGCACAGCTGTTAGCACAAGATGTAGAAAATGCTGTTGTTGCTATGGAAGAGGCACGTGATGTAACTACAGATGATACGGGGAAAACTAGCAATGAATTGAGGACGATGCTGGCGAATATGTTTGTAGACAATGCCAGTTTAAGGAAACAAATCAATGCTGTTCTTCGATGTTCTCTAAATGCCAATATCAAATATGAGGAAGacaaggaggaagaggaagacgaAGTCCATTTGCAAAAAACTGTTCTAAGCAAGTTTTTCGAAAGATGACATGTTCAATACTACACGCATGCACTCTATATCTATTACTGAGTTATTTCTGTTAATGTTGTCCCTGTATCTTGCACCAGTATGATTTCACTGCCAGAATAGCATTCTTTGCGAACAGTAACCGAGCTTAATCATAAAACCAATCATCAAATTTAATGAACAACCATGCCCTGTTTGGTTCTATAAACTGGTTTCAAACGTTTCTGGTTCCGCTGGAAGTAGAATGAATGGCTGTGCTTAATGTGAATAACAAATATTGTCCCTAATTAGTTGTAATTGACAAATCTAATGACAGAATTTAAACCTTGCATCTCTTCCATTGACCAGCATATAAAATCAATGCAGCATTTTTTTGTTACTCATAAAAAttctgattttaaaaaaaaattccgatttttaaaaaaaaattagattacTTGGATTGATATCTAAGACTATATAAATAATAAGTAAATatatagaaaaggaaaagaattcAACATTACAAAAAAAGATATAGCAGTAGTGGTTTATTTAAGCACCTATTGAACTGAATTCaacattacaaaaaaaaattatgcagaGCCTATCTAGCACCTATTGAACTGCTTAGCCTGCTCACAGAGTCTGGTTCTGAAGCAGTAGTGGTTTATTTTAGCACCACTCCACTCAGCTCATATGTCCTGCCCAATAAACTAATTACCACCACCGCCAAACCTTCCCATCATGTCTTTTGTAGATCCCATCTGCTTCATCAAGTTCATGATTTGCTGAGCATTCATATTTCTCGACAGGGCACTCATATCACCCTTCTTTGATGTCTTGAGCCCTTTCATTTTGCTCCATATCATCTTTGTCAAACGCTTGTATTCTTCCAACATCTCCATCACTTCCCTAACTTGATGACCAGAACCTCGAGCTATTCGCAAAATACGTGACTCATTCATGAGCTTTGGGTTTGAACTATCCAACTCTGAAACATTAGCAGTTAAAGATTAGCATATCAGAATGCGCTATTTCAATGAAAACCAGAATCTTCTATACATGAAGCTGATCTTTGTGACAATCAAATCACAATGCTTGCCTTTGTTTGTCATTGAATCCATCATTGTCATGTAACGCTTAATTTTTGCCTGGCCTTCTTTCTCACTGCCTTTGGGCATTAGTTCAGCACTAAATCCTGGAAGCATAGAAAACACCTACATAAACCAACTAAGAAATTAGCACAACGGAAGCCATTATTAGGTGATTATATAGAAACAGTCAAGTAAGTACTCATAAGTATTATGGTACATTAAATATCAAGGGCAGCCCGGTGCAATAAAGCTCCAGCTACGCATGTGGTCCGGGGAAGGGTTCAACCACATGGAATTGAACCCGTGACCTCAGTCACATGGCACCGACTCTTTACCGTTGCGCCAATGCTCCTCTTTAACATCAAATATTAAGGGGGTAAAACAAATGAATAAAACATAATAAGGTAATAACCTGGTTTAGAGGACCCATTTTAAGTATGTTCTGAAACTGCTCATACATCATCCTCAATGTGAAGTGTCCTTCTGACAGCTTCTCAAGCAGTTCAGGCTGTTGATCCCTAGGAACAACTCCATGAATTTTGTCCATAAGCCCAGACAAGTCACCCATGCCTAGTTCAAAATCAGTTTAATATGATTAAATAATATGACCTTGGACATACATAGGATGTCCTTAAAATTATAATGTATTgggtgaaaagaaaaaagaaatgaagaaatatgCACCTAATAGACGACTAACGAACGGCTTAACATCAAAAACTTCAACCTCATCCATATGTTCTCCAGTTCCAATGAATATGACAGGACTCTTTGTTGCTGCAACACTGCACGTATAAGATTAATAAGACTAATGTATCCAAACCACATATGCATATACAAACATTATATATACACAAAAGTATATAACAAACATTTATTTTAAAGGCATATAAAACTAATTTTCGAAATCCTTCAAATGGTGTATATATAATTTCGGCATTAATGTAGAATTCAAACCACGAGGATGGTTCAAATTGAGGTAAAATAAATTGCAATGCCCATGCATGTATGATTGCTAGACTAGAATTTGTTATTAGTTGTTGCTAATTTCATTTGTTTATGGCTGCAAAATTGATAGTAAACATGAAACAATTATTCTGAAAGTAACACTTACGCGCTAAGAGCACCACCACCCTTGGCATGGCCATCCATTTTGGTAACAATTACAGCTCCAACTGCGACACTCTGTTTAAATGCTTGGGCCTGATCAAAAGCAGCCTGGCCAA
This portion of the Lotus japonicus ecotype B-129 chromosome 3, LjGifu_v1.2 genome encodes:
- the LOC130745552 gene encoding signal recognition particle subunit SRP54 2-like produces the protein MVLAQLGGSISRALQQMSNATVIDEKVLNECLKEITRALLQSDVQFKLVADMQTNIKKIVNLDHLAAGHDKRKIIQQAVFNELCKMLDPGKPSFAPKKGNTSVVMFVGLQGSGKTTTCTKYAHYHQKKGWKPALVCADTFRAGAFDQLKQNAAKAKIPFYGSYMESDPVKIAVEGVERFKKENCDLIIVDTSGRHKQEAALFEEMRQISEATNPDLVIFVMDSSIGQAAFDQAQAFKQSVAVGAVIVTKMDGHAKGGGALSAVAATKSPVIFIGTGEHMDEVEVFDVKPFVSRLLGMGDLSGLMDKIHGVVPRDQQPELLEKLSEGHFTLRMMYEQFQNILKMGPLNQVFSMLPGFSAELMPKGSEKEGQAKIKRYMTMMDSMTNKELDSSNPKLMNESRILRIARGSGHQVREVMEMLEEYKRLTKMIWSKMKGLKTSKKGDMSALSRNMNAQQIMNLMKQMGSTKDMMGRFGGGGN